A region from the Prevotella melaninogenica genome encodes:
- a CDS encoding DUF438 domain-containing protein, producing the protein MANKMKDFLPAIEMEKMQAMLELEEKYETGQLSLEEAREVMKTKVGKIRPYHLAFIEQNMKSREDDECIRADMRKIIELVEGFMDYSRPDVPEDHPLSHYYKENDEMRRLLLAAEDLVQYPVIKNQWLELYDQIRQYPIHYHRKQNQLYPLLEKKGFDRPTTTMWNFDDIVRDEIKDSLRLLEAGEEEAFIAKQNELIAHARDLMEKEETILYPTSYALISAEEFEDMKSGDQEIGFAFFKVDTPSTPNTQHSTPQKGFAEDLQALLSKYGYSAGPQQELDVATGKLTLEQINLIYKHLPVDISFVDENELVKFYSDTDHRIFPRSKNVIGRQVSNCHPRKSVHIVEEIVEKFRSGEQDKAEFWINKPEVFIYIVYFAVRDAEGRFRGVLEMMQDCTHIRELTGSQTLLTWAGKEEESAANTTPSDNEDDEASAAQSGAPIEITPDTRLKDLFTAYPNLKKELASRYPSFKMLNTPLGKLILKKATVRTASERSGLGEEKFINLLKECIKDA; encoded by the coding sequence ATGGCAAATAAGATGAAAGACTTTCTCCCAGCAATTGAGATGGAGAAAATGCAGGCAATGCTTGAGCTTGAAGAAAAGTATGAAACAGGACAGCTCTCATTAGAAGAGGCACGCGAAGTGATGAAGACAAAGGTAGGAAAGATTCGCCCTTATCACCTTGCCTTCATCGAACAGAACATGAAGTCGCGTGAGGACGACGAGTGTATCCGTGCTGACATGCGCAAGATTATTGAACTCGTTGAAGGGTTCATGGACTACAGTCGCCCTGATGTACCAGAGGATCACCCACTCTCACATTATTATAAAGAAAATGACGAGATGCGAAGACTGCTCCTTGCGGCCGAGGATCTTGTACAATATCCTGTCATTAAAAACCAGTGGTTAGAACTCTACGACCAGATTCGTCAGTATCCTATTCACTATCACCGTAAGCAGAATCAGCTCTATCCACTTTTGGAGAAGAAAGGATTCGACCGCCCAACGACAACAATGTGGAACTTTGACGACATCGTTCGTGATGAGATTAAGGATTCACTCCGACTCTTAGAGGCTGGCGAAGAGGAAGCTTTCATCGCTAAACAAAATGAGCTTATCGCCCATGCACGCGACCTGATGGAAAAGGAGGAAACTATCCTCTACCCTACTTCATACGCTCTTATCTCGGCAGAGGAGTTTGAGGACATGAAGTCGGGCGACCAAGAAATTGGTTTTGCCTTCTTCAAAGTAGACACACCATCAACACCCAACACTCAACACTCAACACCTCAAAAGGGCTTTGCAGAAGACCTTCAGGCATTACTCAGCAAGTATGGCTATTCTGCAGGACCACAGCAGGAGTTGGATGTGGCAACTGGTAAGTTGACCTTAGAGCAGATTAACCTTATCTATAAGCATCTTCCAGTAGACATCTCTTTCGTGGACGAGAACGAGTTGGTGAAGTTCTATTCAGATACCGACCATCGTATCTTCCCAAGATCAAAGAATGTCATCGGACGACAGGTGTCTAACTGCCACCCACGTAAGAGTGTACACATCGTTGAGGAAATCGTAGAGAAATTCCGTAGTGGCGAACAAGATAAAGCCGAGTTCTGGATTAACAAGCCAGAAGTATTTATCTACATCGTTTACTTTGCTGTGCGCGATGCAGAAGGCCGCTTCCGTGGTGTACTCGAGATGATGCAGGATTGCACACATATCCGTGAGTTGACAGGTTCACAGACCTTGCTGACGTGGGCTGGAAAAGAAGAGGAAAGTGCTGCAAACACTACTCCTTCTGACAATGAAGACGACGAAGCATCTGCTGCACAATCAGGGGCTCCTATTGAGATAACACCAGACACACGTCTGAAAGACCTCTTTACAGCTTATCCAAATCTGAAGAAAGAACTTGCTTCTCGCTATCCATCTTTCAAAATGCTAAACACACCTTTGGGTAAGTTGATTCTCAAGAAAGCTACTGTCCGCACCGCTTCTGAGCGTTCAGGATTGGGCGAAGAGAAGTTTATCAATTTACTAAAGGAGTGCATCAAAGACGCCTAA
- a CDS encoding DNA alkylation repair protein encodes MGIDNVLNKILLIEHGFQHIIDGADEVVSTYPKEQCFELALTLFNHEAYQARMLATTILGRLATEDNNALRFLKERVSTDENWRVQEMLAKAFDEVCRHRGYEVSLPLIEEWITDDNPNVIRAVTEGLRIWTSRPYFKENPSVAIALIAKHKAHESEYLRKSVGNALRDISKKHAELVWQEVERWDLSNPRISFTYKLAAKLLK; translated from the coding sequence ATGGGGATAGATAATGTCTTGAACAAAATACTGCTAATAGAACATGGTTTTCAGCATATTATTGATGGGGCTGACGAGGTGGTTTCCACGTATCCGAAAGAACAATGTTTTGAACTTGCACTCACGTTGTTTAATCACGAAGCCTATCAAGCCCGAATGTTGGCAACAACGATATTGGGCAGATTGGCAACAGAAGATAATAACGCACTTCGTTTTCTGAAAGAGCGAGTAAGCACTGATGAGAATTGGCGAGTGCAGGAAATGCTTGCAAAGGCTTTCGACGAAGTTTGCCGACATAGAGGGTATGAAGTTTCTTTACCTCTCATAGAAGAATGGATAACAGACGATAATCCAAATGTTATCCGTGCTGTAACTGAGGGACTGAGGATTTGGACAAGTCGCCCGTATTTCAAAGAAAATCCATCGGTGGCTATTGCTCTCATTGCTAAGCATAAGGCACACGAAAGCGAATATCTTCGGAAATCCGTAGGAAATGCTTTAAGAGATATAAGCAAGAAGCACGCAGAATTGGTGTGGCAGGAAGTGGAACGATGGGATTTATCCAATCCTCGAATTTCATTTACTTACAAACTCGCAGCCAAGCTGCTAAAATGA
- a CDS encoding AAA family ATPase, translating to MRKAILFIFSGLPAVGKSTLARFLVKEFGAVYLRIDTIEQGLKDLCRINVEGEGYRLAYRMAADNLQLGNNVVADSCNPIELTRREWEEVAVNNNCRFVNIEVICSDKTEHKKRAEQRNTEVANMNLPVWDDIENREYHEWHKSRIVIETAGKTIKQCQTELKEKVADSLSQEGDG from the coding sequence ATGCGCAAAGCCATTCTTTTTATTTTCTCTGGACTACCAGCAGTTGGCAAATCCACACTTGCAAGATTTTTAGTAAAAGAGTTTGGAGCTGTTTATCTGCGTATTGATACTATAGAACAAGGATTGAAAGATCTATGTCGTATCAATGTTGAGGGAGAAGGCTATCGGTTGGCATATCGTATGGCAGCTGACAATCTGCAATTGGGCAACAATGTCGTGGCTGATAGTTGTAACCCTATTGAACTGACAAGGCGAGAATGGGAAGAGGTTGCTGTCAATAACAACTGTCGTTTTGTAAATATTGAGGTTATATGTTCGGATAAGACAGAACACAAAAAGCGTGCAGAACAGAGAAATACAGAAGTAGCAAATATGAATCTCCCTGTGTGGGATGACATCGAAAACCGAGAATATCACGAGTGGCACAAAAGCCGTATCGTCATTGAAACGGCAGGAAAGACTATTAAACAATGTCAAACCGAGCTAAAAGAAAAGGTTGCAGATAGTCTTTCGCAAGAAGGAGATGGTTAA
- a CDS encoding DUF3781 domain-containing protein, giving the protein MKATINEKFCYTKLVYERINRKLGLYLSPQEIESFISDIIMHTDTNHFLKKGKNYYITNDTEHIRITVNSCTFRVISTDKI; this is encoded by the coding sequence TTGAAAGCAACCATCAACGAAAAGTTCTGTTATACAAAACTTGTGTATGAGAGAATAAACCGAAAGCTCGGACTTTATCTATCGCCACAAGAAATAGAAAGTTTTATTTCAGACATTATCATGCATACAGATACGAATCATTTCCTGAAAAAAGGAAAGAACTATTATATAACTAATGATACAGAACATATCCGTATCACCGTTAACTCTTGTACATTCAGAGTTATTTCAACTGATAAAATATAA
- a CDS encoding ClbS/DfsB family four-helix bundle protein produces MARATTKVDLITSANEQFEKMWKLIDSMSEELQTATFAEKMAAMGKEAHWSRDRNLRDVLVHLYEWHQLLLNWINSNREGECKSFLPEPYNWKTYPVMNVEFWKKHQSTSLSDAKAMLKESHQQVMELIATFSDNELFNKGIFDWTGTSTLGSYSVSATSSHYDWAIKKIKVHIKTQ; encoded by the coding sequence ATGGCACGAGCAACAACAAAAGTGGATTTAATAACATCTGCTAATGAACAATTTGAGAAGATGTGGAAGCTCATAGACAGTATGAGCGAAGAGCTACAGACAGCAACCTTTGCAGAAAAAATGGCTGCAATGGGCAAAGAAGCACATTGGAGCAGGGACAGAAATCTGCGCGATGTACTTGTTCATCTGTATGAATGGCATCAGTTGTTACTGAATTGGATAAACTCCAATCGTGAGGGAGAATGCAAATCTTTTCTTCCTGAGCCTTATAATTGGAAAACATATCCAGTAATGAACGTGGAGTTTTGGAAGAAACATCAAAGCACATCGCTATCAGATGCAAAGGCAATGTTAAAAGAAAGCCATCAACAAGTAATGGAATTGATTGCAACTTTCTCTGACAACGAACTCTTTAACAAGGGTATATTCGATTGGACGGGCACCTCTACGCTTGGTTCTTATAGTGTTTCAGCAACCTCAAGCCATTATGATTGGGCGATAAAGAAAATAAAAGTACATATTAAAACACAATAA
- a CDS encoding GNAT family N-acetyltransferase encodes MGLQTKRLLLRAWKESDAEALYKYARNPNVGLIAGWPPHTSVENSREIIKVAFSAPETYAVVLKETGEAIGCVGIMAVRSEVKSADMADNECEIGYWIGEPYWGQGLIPEAVNELLRYAFEDLGKTTVWCGYYDGNEKSKRVQEKCGFVYSHTEDNKTVPLLNEVRTEHFTKITLEDWKKQYGSLK; translated from the coding sequence ATGGGACTACAAACAAAACGCCTGCTATTGAGAGCGTGGAAAGAAAGCGATGCTGAAGCATTATACAAATATGCTCGGAATCCAAACGTTGGTCTGATTGCTGGTTGGCCACCGCATACAAGTGTAGAGAACAGTCGTGAGATTATAAAGGTAGCATTCTCTGCTCCTGAAACCTATGCAGTTGTGTTGAAAGAAACAGGTGAAGCTATCGGTTGCGTTGGAATAATGGCTGTAAGAAGTGAAGTCAAAAGCGCAGATATGGCAGACAACGAGTGTGAGATAGGTTATTGGATTGGTGAACCCTATTGGGGACAAGGCTTGATACCTGAAGCCGTAAACGAATTGCTTCGGTATGCGTTTGAGGACTTAGGGAAAACTACAGTTTGGTGTGGGTACTACGATGGCAACGAGAAATCGAAACGAGTACAAGAGAAATGCGGATTCGTTTACAGTCATACAGAAGACAATAAGACTGTTCCACTGTTAAATGAGGTTCGCACAGAGCATTTTACCAAAATCACTTTAGAGGATTGGAAGAAACAGTATGGTAGTTTGAAATAA
- a CDS encoding HXXEE domain-containing protein: MAKINLIMMLLPFVFMVHDYEEIIMFRCWIDRNREELKKRFPKIESFFTRQGPFDYSTSTFAVGTAHEFILISVVSFCSVWTGQYQWWFAALTGYFVHLLMHIVQWIVYRKYVPVIITSLLTLPYCIYSFAEFLKVTVLSFPQLVLWAVIGIVLTILSVFSAFFFMDRFQRWEKGNK, from the coding sequence ATGGCAAAAATAAACTTAATAATGATGCTTCTTCCTTTCGTGTTTATGGTTCATGATTACGAGGAAATTATTATGTTTAGGTGTTGGATTGACAGAAATAGGGAAGAATTGAAAAAACGATTTCCTAAAATCGAATCGTTTTTTACTCGACAAGGACCTTTCGATTATTCTACTTCGACCTTTGCCGTTGGTACTGCTCACGAGTTCATACTTATTTCTGTTGTTTCGTTTTGCTCGGTTTGGACAGGTCAATATCAATGGTGGTTTGCTGCATTGACAGGATATTTCGTTCACCTGTTAATGCATATTGTGCAGTGGATTGTATATCGAAAGTATGTGCCCGTTATCATTACAAGCCTCCTTACATTGCCTTACTGTATCTATTCTTTTGCTGAATTCTTAAAAGTAACAGTTTTATCTTTCCCACAACTGGTTCTATGGGCAGTTATTGGTATTGTTCTTACCATACTAAGTGTGTTTTCTGCATTCTTCTTTATGGATAGGTTTCAACGTTGGGAGAAGGGTAATAAATAA
- a CDS encoding class I SAM-dependent methyltransferase, with the protein MEDYYKINKEAWNARTKIHLYSSFYDLDKFKREVKSVPDLDLSLLGDVRGKSILHLQCHFGMDTLSLSKMGANIVGVDFSEEAIQTAKSLNEELGLNAQFCCCNIYDAPTVLKGQKFDIVYTSYGVVNWLPDLIQWGQVISQTLKDGGKFVIVEFHPILWMFNEEFSQVRYAYSRKEPYIVEESTYTDSENDNWQKTVTWNHGLAVVLNGLLNNDLQVQSFGEYDYSPFNLFGNMAAEKNGTFKVAGKNGEIPLLFSVVAVKPSK; encoded by the coding sequence ATGGAAGATTATTATAAGATAAACAAAGAAGCGTGGAATGCAAGAACAAAAATTCATTTGTATTCTTCATTTTACGACTTGGACAAGTTTAAAAGAGAGGTAAAGTCTGTTCCCGACTTGGATTTGTCTCTATTAGGAGATGTTCGAGGAAAGTCTATTCTGCATCTTCAATGCCATTTCGGCATGGATACACTTTCCCTGTCAAAGATGGGAGCTAATATCGTTGGTGTGGATTTCTCGGAAGAGGCTATACAAACAGCAAAGTCGTTGAATGAGGAATTAGGGCTGAATGCACAATTCTGTTGCTGCAATATCTATGATGCGCCTACTGTGTTGAAAGGGCAGAAGTTCGACATTGTATACACATCTTATGGTGTAGTTAATTGGTTGCCAGACTTAATCCAATGGGGACAAGTAATTTCACAAACGCTGAAAGACGGTGGAAAGTTTGTTATCGTGGAATTCCATCCCATATTGTGGATGTTTAATGAAGAATTCTCGCAAGTCCGATATGCTTATTCACGCAAAGAGCCTTACATTGTGGAAGAATCTACCTACACTGATTCGGAAAATGACAATTGGCAAAAGACCGTTACGTGGAATCATGGGTTAGCTGTAGTGCTGAATGGTTTGCTCAATAATGACTTACAGGTCCAGTCTTTCGGGGAGTATGATTACTCACCTTTCAACCTATTTGGGAATATGGCTGCTGAAAAGAATGGAACATTCAAAGTCGCAGGAAAGAATGGCGAGATACCATTGCTGTTTTCTGTTGTTGCCGTGAAACCTTCAAAGTGA
- a CDS encoding C10 family peptidase, translated as MNFRKRLFLKLLFTFTAALTITAAPRPKAVIKAVAAKVFRQSPSLSMTRASGEEPRTLLANKAFTVMGYNNGGFVIVSNDDLLPAVIAYSNTVFDKNTSNTGFKWYLSAVEEAINGIVKAGKPRTMIAPDQSKYAAKIPSFVTSIWGQEKPYNNLCPEGTTSGTGSWQGYGSTGRTVTGCVATAMAQIMYYNRWPEKGTGGTHSVYVKQANGTKKIVTVNYEESFYDYANMIDSYKGHYSKEQGDAVAKLMLDCGVAADMNYATDGSGTYTENAARGLRRNFGYPETTQMLKRRRYSEQAWMDIIYNEINERRAILYTGVDNKNGGHAFVLSGYDETGKVWINWGWDGASDGFYDIALLNPKSYKFSEDQDMIIGIEGEKTETIQDTITVDTPGRLQELIADSIKSKISSLKINGKINSTDLRTIRQIAGNNPDGTIQRSSLVSLDLSDAVIVSGGDPYLVDDKRQLTTNDNEIPERAFFNCKSIRKLILPKSTMTIGDGAFGKLGRLDSISIPTGDDKNYIFDGQTLMTKDSKEIIAVMPNNKGDFNVAKGITKIHNYGFSGCSKLTKIVLPNTITTIGDEVFSGNNSLGIIRLYSKEVPVLGHNAFTDISKSEIKLQIPSGTKNHYKRNAQWKDFDIVEFGTTIKARNMIRTYGSENPKLGWQLKGDYVEGTPELSCEATKTSPVGKYTIVVKRGTITEEQVEFANGFLIVKKATAKMHAKDVTIEVGQTPSFGYTVDELQNNETTVALEKEPTFTITDSKGKKVTEYNVPGKYTITVSDAEAENYKFEYSTAVLTITLSPNGILNTPQTASTVTFDVYSLNGTCIAKGVSSLKGLSKGVYLVNGKKLIIK; from the coding sequence ATGAATTTCAGAAAACGATTATTCCTAAAGCTGCTATTTACATTCACAGCGGCACTAACAATAACGGCAGCACCAAGACCAAAGGCTGTAATCAAAGCTGTAGCAGCCAAAGTTTTCAGACAATCGCCATCGTTATCAATGACACGTGCAAGCGGAGAAGAGCCCAGAACCCTCCTCGCAAACAAAGCTTTTACCGTCATGGGATATAATAATGGCGGATTTGTCATCGTCAGCAACGACGATCTCCTACCAGCTGTCATCGCTTATTCGAATACAGTTTTCGACAAAAACACAAGCAATACTGGTTTCAAATGGTATCTCTCAGCTGTAGAAGAAGCTATCAATGGTATTGTAAAAGCAGGCAAACCACGCACTATGATAGCTCCCGATCAAAGTAAATATGCTGCTAAAATCCCATCATTTGTCACTTCTATATGGGGACAGGAGAAACCTTACAACAACCTTTGTCCTGAAGGAACCACGTCAGGTACAGGCTCATGGCAGGGCTATGGTAGCACAGGAAGGACCGTAACAGGTTGTGTTGCCACCGCTATGGCACAGATTATGTATTACAATAGGTGGCCAGAGAAAGGTACAGGAGGGACTCATTCTGTTTATGTAAAACAAGCTAATGGCACAAAGAAGATAGTGACCGTTAATTATGAAGAGAGCTTTTATGACTATGCAAACATGATTGATAGTTACAAAGGACACTACTCTAAGGAACAGGGCGATGCTGTTGCCAAACTGATGTTGGATTGTGGTGTGGCTGCCGACATGAATTATGCTACAGATGGTTCGGGAACTTACACCGAGAATGCAGCCCGAGGACTAAGAAGAAACTTCGGCTATCCAGAAACAACACAGATGTTGAAGCGCCGCAGATACAGTGAACAAGCATGGATGGACATCATTTATAATGAAATTAATGAACGTCGTGCCATTCTCTATACGGGTGTTGACAACAAGAATGGTGGTCATGCCTTTGTTCTCTCTGGATATGATGAAACGGGAAAGGTATGGATTAACTGGGGATGGGATGGTGCCAGTGACGGATTCTATGATATTGCCCTCCTCAACCCTAAGTCGTATAAGTTCTCCGAAGACCAAGATATGATCATCGGTATTGAGGGTGAAAAGACAGAAACCATACAGGATACCATCACCGTTGATACCCCAGGAAGATTACAAGAGCTCATTGCAGACAGCATAAAGAGTAAAATATCTTCTTTGAAAATCAATGGCAAGATTAACTCTACTGACCTCCGCACTATCCGACAGATAGCAGGTAACAACCCAGACGGAACTATCCAGCGCAGTTCCCTCGTCTCTCTTGACCTTAGCGACGCTGTTATCGTAAGTGGTGGAGACCCATATCTTGTAGATGATAAACGTCAGCTGACAACGAATGACAATGAGATTCCAGAGCGTGCTTTCTTTAACTGTAAGTCAATACGTAAGCTCATCCTACCGAAATCGACGATGACAATCGGCGACGGAGCCTTTGGAAAGCTGGGACGACTCGATTCAATTAGTATACCTACAGGCGATGACAAGAACTATATCTTTGATGGTCAGACGCTAATGACAAAGGACTCAAAGGAGATTATCGCTGTTATGCCAAATAACAAAGGTGACTTCAACGTGGCAAAAGGCATCACAAAGATTCACAACTATGGTTTCTCTGGATGCAGTAAGCTAACAAAAATCGTACTCCCTAACACCATTACAACCATTGGTGATGAGGTTTTCTCTGGTAATAATTCCCTCGGCATTATCCGTCTCTACTCCAAGGAAGTGCCTGTCTTAGGTCACAATGCTTTTACCGATATTAGTAAAAGTGAAATAAAGCTTCAGATTCCATCTGGAACTAAAAACCACTATAAGCGTAATGCACAGTGGAAGGATTTCGACATTGTTGAGTTTGGGACTACCATAAAGGCTCGTAACATGATTCGTACATACGGAAGTGAGAATCCAAAACTTGGTTGGCAACTCAAGGGCGATTATGTTGAAGGTACGCCAGAACTATCATGCGAGGCTACAAAGACTTCGCCGGTAGGCAAATATACTATTGTCGTAAAGCGAGGAACGATAACAGAAGAGCAGGTAGAATTTGCCAATGGCTTCCTCATCGTGAAAAAAGCAACGGCAAAGATGCATGCTAAAGACGTGACCATAGAGGTAGGACAAACACCTTCATTCGGCTATACTGTTGACGAATTACAAAATAACGAAACGACAGTCGCACTGGAAAAAGAACCTACTTTCACCATCACAGATAGTAAGGGTAAAAAGGTTACTGAATACAACGTACCTGGTAAGTATACGATTACAGTGAGCGATGCAGAAGCTGAAAACTATAAGTTTGAGTATTCAACTGCTGTTCTTACCATTACCTTATCACCTAATGGTATACTTAATACTCCACAAACAGCAAGCACAGTTACCTTCGATGTTTATAGTCTCAATGGTACTTGTATTGCCAAAGGCGTTTCAAGCCTTAAAGGTCTTTCCAAGGGCGTTTACCTTGTCAACGGCAAGAAGCTGATAATTAAATAA
- a CDS encoding choice-of-anchor J domain-containing protein yields the protein MAASNWLISPILSGKAQTISFWVNNVNSADKSYGKESFDVLVSNTDNQKASFQKVGDTHEQSTATWTEVKVDVPEGTRYFAIHHNTSSDQAFIFMIDDITYESSTGPVSYNIYRDGEYLSNSIKLESGDIVWDGTDHNYSVTAVYADGSESEPTSIKVTTVIQKVGANGEILYDVYTIDGKLLLKDAKSLKSLGKGIYVINGQKTIIR from the coding sequence ATTGCAGCAAGCAACTGGCTCATCAGTCCAATCCTTTCCGGCAAGGCACAAACCATCAGTTTCTGGGTTAACAACGTTAATTCTGCAGATAAGTCTTATGGTAAGGAGAGCTTCGATGTTCTCGTATCAAACACCGATAACCAAAAGGCAAGCTTCCAGAAGGTGGGCGACACTCACGAACAAAGCACTGCCACATGGACAGAAGTGAAGGTTGATGTTCCTGAAGGGACAAGATACTTTGCTATTCATCATAACACTTCTTCTGATCAGGCATTCATCTTCATGATTGACGATATTACCTACGAGAGTAGCACTGGACCTGTTTCATACAATATCTATCGTGATGGTGAATATCTATCAAACAGTATCAAGCTGGAAAGTGGCGATATAGTATGGGACGGAACAGACCATAATTACAGCGTAACAGCTGTTTATGCAGATGGATCAGAGTCTGAACCAACTTCTATTAAGGTGACAACAGTCATCCAAAAGGTAGGTGCTAATGGTGAGATTCTCTATGATGTCTACACTATTGACGGCAAATTACTTCTCAAAGATGCAAAAAGCTTGAAATCATTGGGCAAAGGTATCTATGTCATCAATGGTCAAAAGACTATCATAAGATAA